A single genomic interval of Bradyrhizobium sp. sBnM-33 harbors:
- the ccmI gene encoding c-type cytochrome biogenesis protein CcmI produces MTLWFVFALMTVAAIFAVLWPLSRSSSAQPGGSEAVVYKDQLAEIDRDVAAGLIGLSEAEAARVEIGRRLLAAADAERNLPARANLGLRRASAVVALVGLPIAAVTFYLALGSPRLGDFPLASRTRMADASQPLENMVAQVEAHLEKNPTDGRGWTVLAPVLARLGRFDDAVRAYRNAIQHAGDSAERRSDLGEALVGSAGGVVTADAKVEFERAVAQNPDDPRASYFLGLAAEQDGRKADAAAIWQAMLSKASADAPWRPLVEAALTRVGAPVAPALSNDAMAAARDMSEADRGMMVRGMVDRLAARLKQDGSDVEGWLRLVRAYMVMGERDKATSARAEARQAVAGDAERLRQLNEGLKNLGLDG; encoded by the coding sequence ATGACGCTGTGGTTTGTGTTCGCGCTGATGACGGTCGCGGCGATTTTTGCCGTGCTCTGGCCGTTGAGCCGCAGCTCTTCTGCACAACCCGGCGGCAGCGAGGCGGTCGTCTACAAGGATCAGCTCGCCGAGATCGACCGCGATGTCGCAGCCGGGCTGATCGGCTTGTCCGAAGCCGAAGCCGCGCGTGTCGAAATCGGCCGCCGCCTGCTTGCAGCCGCAGACGCGGAGCGCAACCTGCCGGCGCGGGCCAACCTTGGCCTGCGGCGTGCCTCGGCCGTCGTCGCGCTGGTGGGGTTGCCGATCGCGGCAGTGACGTTCTACCTCGCGTTGGGATCGCCGCGTCTTGGTGATTTCCCGCTCGCCTCACGCACCCGTATGGCGGACGCCAGCCAGCCGCTCGAAAATATGGTGGCGCAGGTCGAAGCGCATCTGGAGAAAAATCCGACCGATGGTCGCGGCTGGACCGTGCTGGCGCCCGTGCTGGCGCGGCTCGGTCGCTTCGACGACGCGGTCCGGGCCTACCGCAACGCGATTCAACATGCTGGCGACAGCGCGGAGCGCCGCTCCGATCTCGGTGAAGCGCTGGTTGGCAGCGCGGGCGGCGTCGTCACGGCGGATGCCAAGGTCGAATTCGAGCGCGCGGTCGCGCAAAACCCCGACGATCCCAGGGCTAGCTATTTCCTCGGGCTCGCTGCCGAACAGGACGGCCGGAAGGCCGATGCCGCCGCGATCTGGCAGGCGATGCTGTCAAAAGCGTCGGCGGACGCGCCGTGGCGGCCGCTGGTCGAGGCGGCGCTGACCCGGGTCGGCGCCCCCGTCGCGCCGGCGCTCTCCAACGATGCAATGGCCGCCGCCAGGGACATGAGCGAGGCCGATCGCGGGATGATGGTGCGTGGCATGGTCGATCGGCTGGCGGCGCGGCTGAAGCAGGACGGCAGCGATGTCGAGGGTTGGTTGCGGCTGGTGCGGGCCTATATGGTGATGGGCGAACGTGACAAGGCGACGAGCGCGCGCGCCGAAGCGCGCCAGGCGGTCGCGGGCGATGCCGAACGCTTGCGCCAGCTCAATGAAGGCCTGAAAAATCTCGGGCTTGATGGATAG
- the ccmE gene encoding cytochrome c maturation protein CcmE, translated as MTRKQRRLTMIGGSLAVLAVAAALVLNAMRDSIVFFSTPTMAAEKQIPPGKRFRLGGLVQPGSLVRGDNLAVNFSIADGSATLPVAYKGLLPDLFREGQGVIAEGALDASGVFKADTVLAKHDETYMPKDVADALKKQGHWKDDYGAKPGATAASAPVQGTAK; from the coding sequence ATGACGCGCAAGCAGCGGCGTTTGACCATGATCGGCGGTTCGCTCGCGGTGCTTGCGGTTGCGGCGGCGCTGGTGCTGAACGCGATGCGCGACTCCATCGTGTTCTTTTCCACGCCGACCATGGCGGCGGAAAAGCAGATCCCACCCGGCAAGCGGTTCCGTCTCGGCGGCCTGGTACAGCCGGGCTCGCTGGTGCGCGGCGACAACCTTGCCGTGAATTTCAGCATCGCCGACGGCAGCGCCACGCTACCAGTTGCCTACAAGGGACTGTTGCCGGACCTGTTCCGCGAAGGGCAGGGCGTCATCGCCGAGGGCGCGCTCGACGCGTCAGGCGTATTCAAGGCCGATACCGTGCTGGCCAAGCATGACGAGACCTACATGCCCAAGGACGTCGCCGACGCGCTGAAGAAGCAGGGGCACTGGAAGGACGACTACGGCGCAAAGCCCGGCGCCACGGCCGCATCTGCGCCGGTGCAGGGGACCGCGAAGTGA
- a CDS encoding energy transducer TonB — protein MMQLAAEDRSDLRRWMFSSLAVLCIYAGLTATLATWRDVDDSVAAETSGAIVVDLAPLAAAPATTPTDIAPGPEQVMSEAQPVAKPEETPPDETPELPPAPNPDAAVALQTRPQPDVTPQQQAAAATTSAPPAINERIAPVAVAPTKGVPNDKNSEAVVTWRTQVLALVEKNKRYPETARSRREQGTAQVSFTLDRKGMVVSARVTQSSGSGALDEEALALLKRAQPFPAPPATFPGELVVVRQPIRFTVK, from the coding sequence ATGATGCAGCTTGCGGCCGAAGATCGTTCCGACCTTCGACGATGGATGTTCAGCAGCCTCGCGGTGCTGTGCATCTACGCCGGATTGACCGCCACGCTCGCCACCTGGCGCGACGTGGACGACAGCGTGGCTGCCGAAACTTCGGGCGCGATCGTGGTCGACCTGGCGCCGCTAGCCGCAGCACCAGCGACGACGCCGACCGACATTGCGCCCGGCCCGGAGCAGGTGATGTCGGAGGCGCAGCCGGTAGCGAAGCCCGAGGAGACGCCGCCCGATGAAACGCCCGAGTTGCCGCCCGCTCCAAATCCGGACGCCGCCGTGGCGCTGCAAACCAGGCCGCAGCCTGACGTGACGCCGCAGCAGCAGGCAGCGGCCGCCACGACATCAGCACCGCCCGCGATTAACGAGCGGATCGCACCGGTCGCCGTTGCGCCGACCAAGGGTGTGCCGAATGACAAAAATTCGGAGGCCGTGGTGACATGGCGAACCCAGGTCCTCGCTTTGGTCGAAAAGAACAAGCGATACCCGGAAACCGCGCGGTCGCGGCGCGAGCAAGGGACGGCGCAGGTGTCGTTCACGCTGGATCGCAAGGGAATGGTTGTCAGCGCGCGGGTAACTCAAAGTTCGGGATCCGGCGCCCTCGATGAAGAAGCGCTCGCGCTCCTCAAGCGCGCGCAGCCCTTCCCTGCCCCGCCTGCAACGTTTCCCGGCGAATTAGTTGTCGTCAGGCAGCCGATCCGCTTCACCGTCAAATAG
- the exbD gene encoding TonB system transport protein ExbD: MAASLNQGNGDLTEVHEINVTPFIDVILVLLIIFMVAAPLATVDIAVDLPASNAQPQPRPDKPVYLTVKPDLSLSVGNETVGRGALPGALDASTSGQKDTRIFLRADKLVPYGEVMQVMNMLRAAGYLKVALVGMEQASSP, encoded by the coding sequence ATGGCCGCCAGTCTGAACCAAGGCAATGGCGATCTCACCGAAGTCCATGAGATCAACGTGACGCCTTTCATCGACGTCATTCTCGTCCTGCTCATCATCTTTATGGTTGCCGCACCGCTTGCGACCGTCGATATCGCCGTCGATCTTCCGGCGTCGAACGCCCAGCCACAGCCGCGGCCCGACAAGCCGGTCTATCTGACCGTGAAGCCGGACCTGTCGCTTTCCGTCGGGAACGAAACCGTGGGCCGCGGCGCGCTGCCCGGCGCGCTCGATGCGAGCACCAGCGGCCAGAAGGATACCCGCATTTTCCTGCGCGCCGACAAGCTCGTCCCTTATGGCGAGGTGATGCAGGTCATGAACATGTTGCGGGCCGCCGGCTACCTCAAGGTCGCCCTGGTCGGAATGGAGCAAGCTTCATCGCCATGA
- a CDS encoding sensor histidine kinase, protein MTAFGKLVRTTAFRLTLVYLFLFALFAASLLGYFAWNTRRLINEQITATVNAETAEITDIYTRRGLRGLVFTLGNRALRPGANLYLVTTPEGKAIGGNVGALAPGVMASTGWSETGYRRLDEQDTADHRALVRVTELTNGFRLLVGRDLEERRRLFGIVANAAQWSLLVVIVLGIGGGIFVARRVLQRIDAMTGTTRRIMAGDLSGRLPVGRSGDELDRLAENLNAMLERIEALMTGLKEVSDNIAHDLKTPLTRLRNRAEEALASSGSEAEYRAALERIIEESDSLIRTFNALLMIARAESGQARGNMDDFDAADVAKGIHELYEPLAEDDGMTLRVKTATARLHGNRELISQALANLVENAIKYGKPSPVVQPLDPAAAARTREILIEARREGDHVLLSVTDHGPGIPEGDRKHAVERFVRLEASRTLPGSGLGLSLASAVATLHGGELRLADSRPGLTATLVVPALSAAGDRLAAQTQDVPQKVA, encoded by the coding sequence GTGACGGCATTCGGTAAACTGGTCCGGACCACGGCGTTTCGGCTGACGCTGGTCTATCTGTTTTTGTTCGCGCTGTTTGCGGCATCGCTGCTCGGCTATTTTGCCTGGAATACGCGGCGGCTGATCAACGAGCAGATCACCGCCACGGTAAATGCCGAGACTGCGGAGATCACCGACATTTACACGCGCCGCGGCCTGCGCGGCCTCGTCTTCACGCTCGGTAACCGGGCCCTGCGGCCGGGCGCCAACCTCTATCTCGTCACCACGCCGGAGGGGAAGGCGATCGGCGGCAATGTCGGCGCGCTGGCGCCGGGCGTGATGGCCTCGACCGGCTGGTCGGAGACCGGCTATCGCCGGCTCGACGAGCAGGACACCGCGGATCACCGCGCGCTGGTGCGTGTCACCGAACTCACCAACGGTTTTCGTCTCTTGGTCGGCCGCGACCTGGAGGAGCGGCGCCGATTGTTCGGCATCGTCGCCAACGCCGCGCAATGGTCGCTGCTGGTCGTGATCGTACTCGGCATTGGCGGCGGCATCTTCGTGGCGCGGCGGGTGCTGCAACGGATCGATGCCATGACCGGCACCACAAGGCGTATCATGGCGGGCGACCTTTCCGGGCGACTGCCAGTCGGACGCTCCGGCGACGAACTTGATCGTCTCGCGGAAAACCTCAATGCCATGCTGGAGCGCATCGAGGCTCTGATGACGGGGCTGAAGGAAGTCTCCGACAACATCGCCCATGACCTCAAGACACCGTTGACGCGCTTGCGCAACCGCGCCGAGGAGGCGCTGGCGAGTTCGGGCAGCGAGGCCGAATACCGCGCGGCGCTGGAGCGGATCATCGAGGAATCCGACAGCCTGATCCGCACCTTCAACGCGCTGTTGATGATCGCGCGCGCCGAGTCCGGGCAGGCGCGCGGCAACATGGATGATTTCGACGCGGCCGACGTCGCCAAGGGTATCCACGAATTGTATGAGCCGCTGGCGGAAGACGACGGCATGACGCTCCGCGTCAAGACCGCGACGGCGCGGCTGCATGGCAACCGCGAACTGATCAGCCAGGCACTTGCCAATCTGGTCGAGAACGCCATCAAGTACGGCAAGCCCTCGCCAGTGGTGCAGCCGCTGGATCCTGCCGCCGCGGCGCGCACTCGGGAGATCCTGATCGAGGCGCGGCGCGAAGGCGACCACGTGCTGCTCAGCGTCACCGATCATGGACCCGGCATTCCCGAAGGCGATCGCAAGCACGCGGTCGAGCGATTCGTGCGGCTTGAGGCGAGCCGCACGCTGCCGGGTTCCGGCCTCGGGCTCAGCCTGGCGTCCGCGGTGGCGACCTTGCATGGCGGCGAACTCAGGCTCGCCGATTCCCGTCCCGGCCTGACCGCAACGCTGGTCGTCCCGGCGCTATCTGCCGCGGGCGACAGGCTTGCGGCTCAAACGCAGGATGTGCCACAGAAGGTGGCATGA
- a CDS encoding DUF1993 family protein has product MALSLYDASVANYLQTLGAVSGFLERGLVHFRDKNIDPDTMVEARLAPDMLPLRFQIISVAQHSRGAIEGVQSGEFRPPASKTPYDYTGLQGLVAQTRVALEDWTPEAVNALGGRDVVFHLGDHKLPFTAEGFLMSFSLPNFYFHATTAYDILRTNGVPLGKRDFMGRMKMKKS; this is encoded by the coding sequence ATGGCCCTTTCACTCTACGACGCCAGCGTGGCGAACTACCTGCAGACCCTTGGCGCCGTCAGCGGCTTCCTCGAGCGCGGCCTCGTTCATTTCCGCGACAAGAACATCGATCCGGACACCATGGTCGAGGCGCGGCTTGCGCCCGACATGCTGCCGTTGCGCTTCCAGATCATCTCCGTCGCCCAGCATTCGCGCGGCGCTATCGAGGGCGTGCAAAGCGGCGAATTTCGTCCGCCCGCGTCCAAGACGCCGTATGATTATACGGGATTGCAGGGATTGGTCGCGCAAACCCGCGTGGCTCTGGAGGACTGGACGCCGGAGGCGGTCAACGCGCTCGGCGGCCGCGACGTCGTCTTTCATCTCGGCGATCACAAGCTGCCCTTCACGGCGGAAGGCTTCCTGATGTCGTTCTCGCTGCCCAATTTCTATTTCCACGCCACCACCGCCTACGACATCCTGCGCACCAACGGCGTGCCGCTCGGCAAGCGGGACTTCATGGGCCGGATGAAGATGAAGAAGAGCTGA
- a CDS encoding Do family serine endopeptidase yields MTERPVDLSSLPSYGAARRSLFSARKFALMASVVAGLGAAVYGFSPQQGPADVFTSAAHAQVNNEVRKVERPIGFADIVERVKPSVISVKINIADKSSKDDSANKDDDSPFPPGSPMERFFRRFGGPDGLPPGLRGGPRGGRGPVTGQGSGFFISPDGYAVTNNHVVDGADKVEVTMDDGKTYTAKVIGTDQRTDLALIKVEGRKDFPFAKLSDSKPRIGDWVLAVGNPFGLGGTVTAGIVSASGRDIGNGPYDDFIQIDAPVNKGNSGGPAFDTNGEVMGVNTAIYSPSGGSVGIAFSIPASTVNNVIAQLKDKGSVSRGWIGVQIQPVTSDIADSLGMKKAEGALVAEPQANGPAAKAGIQSGDVITAVNGEPVKDARELARTIGGLAPGTAVKLNVLQKGQDKVVNLTLGQLPNTVEAKANTDREDKGGATKGTDVPKLGLTVAPANTVAGAGREGVVVTEVDPKSAAAERGFKEGDVILEVAGKPVGTPSEVREVIDAARTENKNSVLMRVKSGGSSRFVAVPLAKG; encoded by the coding sequence ATGACAGAACGTCCCGTCGATCTTTCTTCGCTACCGTCGTACGGCGCAGCTCGCCGCTCGCTGTTCTCCGCGCGCAAGTTCGCGCTGATGGCTTCCGTGGTCGCCGGCCTCGGCGCCGCCGTGTATGGCTTCTCGCCGCAGCAGGGCCCGGCCGATGTCTTCACCAGCGCGGCGCACGCGCAGGTCAACAACGAGGTCCGCAAGGTCGAGCGTCCGATCGGTTTTGCCGACATTGTCGAGCGCGTGAAGCCGTCGGTGATCTCGGTGAAGATCAACATCGCCGACAAGAGTTCCAAGGACGACAGCGCCAACAAGGACGATGACTCGCCGTTCCCGCCGGGCTCGCCGATGGAGCGCTTCTTCCGCCGCTTCGGCGGTCCGGATGGCTTGCCGCCCGGCCTGCGCGGCGGACCGCGTGGCGGCCGTGGCCCGGTCACGGGCCAGGGTTCCGGCTTCTTCATCTCGCCTGACGGCTATGCGGTGACCAACAACCACGTGGTCGACGGCGCCGACAAGGTCGAAGTCACCATGGACGACGGCAAGACCTACACCGCGAAGGTGATCGGCACCGATCAGCGCACGGATCTGGCGCTGATCAAGGTTGAGGGCCGCAAGGATTTCCCGTTCGCCAAGCTGTCCGATAGCAAACCTCGGATCGGCGACTGGGTGCTCGCGGTCGGCAACCCGTTCGGCCTCGGCGGCACCGTAACCGCCGGCATCGTCTCGGCCTCCGGCCGCGACATCGGCAACGGGCCCTATGACGACTTCATCCAGATCGACGCGCCCGTGAACAAGGGTAACTCCGGCGGTCCGGCGTTCGACACCAATGGCGAGGTGATGGGCGTCAACACCGCGATCTATTCGCCGTCCGGCGGCAGCGTCGGCATCGCCTTCTCGATTCCTGCCTCGACGGTCAATAACGTGATCGCCCAGCTCAAGGACAAGGGTTCGGTCAGCCGCGGGTGGATCGGCGTCCAGATCCAGCCGGTGACTTCCGACATCGCCGATAGTCTCGGCATGAAGAAGGCGGAAGGCGCGTTGGTGGCGGAGCCGCAGGCCAATGGTCCAGCGGCCAAGGCCGGCATCCAGTCCGGTGACGTCATCACCGCCGTCAATGGCGAGCCCGTCAAGGATGCCAGGGAACTCGCCCGCACCATCGGCGGTCTCGCACCCGGCACCGCGGTCAAGCTCAACGTGCTGCAAAAGGGCCAGGACAAGGTCGTCAACCTCACCCTCGGCCAGTTGCCGAACACGGTCGAGGCTAAGGCCAACACCGATCGCGAAGACAAGGGCGGCGCGACCAAGGGAACCGACGTGCCGAAGCTCGGCCTGACGGTCGCCCCCGCCAACACCGTGGCCGGCGCCGGCAGGGAAGGCGTCGTCGTCACCGAGGTGGACCCGAAGAGCGCGGCGGCCGAACGCGGCTTCAAGGAAGGCGACGTCATTCTTGAGGTCGCCGGCAAGCCCGTCGGCACCCCAAGCGAAGTCCGTGAGGTAATCGACGCTGCGCGGACCGAGAACAAGAACAGCGTTCTGATGCGCGTGAAGAGCGGCGGTTCGTCGCGCTTCGTCGCGGTGCCGCTGGCGAAGGGCTAA
- the exbB gene encoding tonB-system energizer ExbB gives MRPWKAFRRGAVPFNLCRSVPLLSPPLLLLSFPAAAQDATERAAIAAAVLPRDLSPWGMFMQADAVVKAVMIGLVFATAVTWTVWLAKTIELIKARRNARHALRELANVRNVEDAVRQVPEGAVAQLLEGALAELRLSTDRMDKEGIKARIASRLQQIEAAASRRIGLGTSVLATIGSTGPFVGLFGTVWGIMNSFIGISKSQTTNLAVVAPGIAEALLATALGLVAAIPAVMIYNLFARQIASYRALLGDGSAEITRLVGRELDSGTMLVRRHLAAAE, from the coding sequence ATGCGACCCTGGAAAGCATTTCGACGTGGCGCTGTTCCGTTCAACCTCTGTCGCAGCGTACCGCTTCTGTCACCTCCGTTGCTGTTGCTGTCATTTCCGGCCGCCGCCCAGGACGCAACGGAAAGGGCAGCGATCGCGGCTGCAGTGCTGCCCCGCGATCTCAGCCCCTGGGGCATGTTCATGCAAGCGGACGCCGTGGTCAAAGCAGTGATGATTGGCCTGGTGTTTGCGACCGCGGTCACCTGGACGGTGTGGCTCGCAAAGACGATCGAGCTGATCAAGGCGCGACGGAATGCCCGACACGCTTTGCGCGAACTCGCCAATGTCCGGAACGTAGAAGACGCCGTGCGGCAGGTGCCCGAGGGCGCGGTTGCCCAGTTGCTCGAGGGCGCCCTGGCGGAACTCCGATTGAGTACCGATCGAATGGACAAGGAGGGGATCAAGGCACGGATCGCCTCCCGGCTGCAGCAGATCGAGGCGGCGGCAAGCAGGCGCATCGGACTAGGCACCAGCGTGCTTGCGACCATTGGATCGACCGGCCCCTTCGTCGGACTGTTCGGCACCGTCTGGGGAATCATGAACAGCTTTATCGGAATCTCGAAGTCACAAACCACCAACCTCGCCGTGGTCGCGCCCGGAATCGCCGAGGCGCTGCTGGCGACGGCACTCGGGCTGGTGGCGGCGATTCCCGCGGTCATGATCTACAATCTCTTTGCACGCCAGATCGCCTCATACCGGGCGCTACTCGGCGACGGATCCGCAGAGATCACGCGACTGGTCGGCCGCGAGCTCGATAGCGGTACCATGCTGGTGCGGCGGCACCTCGCAGCGGCGGAGTAG
- a CDS encoding heme lyase CcmF/NrfE family subunit, which produces MIAEAGHYALVLALALALIQSTVPMLGARWGDHALMNVARSTALAQLLFVAASFTALVTLHVNSDFSVVNVFENSHSMKPLLYKITGVWGNHEGSMLLWVGILALFGGLVAAFGNNLPLSLRAHVLAVQGWIAAAFYLFILVTSNPFLRIASPPIEGRDLNPVLQDIGLAVHPPMLYLGYVGFSISFSFAIAALIEGRIDAAWARWVRPWTLVAWIFLTLGIAMGSYWAYYELGWGGWWFWDPVENASLMPWLAGTALLHSAVVMEKRNALKVWTILLSILTFSLSLLGTFLVRSGVLTSVHAFATDPSRGVFILLILCLFIGGSLSLYAWRASALKQGGLFAPVSREGALVLNNLFLTSACATVFIGTLYPLALEVLTGDKISVGAPFFNLTFGPLFVPLLVAMPFAPLLAWKRGDLLGAAQRLTAAGIAALVAIAVLFAWTHGGATLAPLAIGLAIFVIGGALSDLVERTGLFRVPLATAMARARGLPRATWGTAFAHAGIGVALIGIVCETTWNSEYIGTMKPRDVASVAGYRLKLDEITQRQGPNFREMIAQFTVALDGETLQVMTPSKRNFTTRGSSTTEAALLTRGASQLYISLGDTNAEGAIAVRIYHKPLVLLIWWGPVLMAFGGLLSLSDRRLRVGAPKPAKAARALQPAE; this is translated from the coding sequence GTGATCGCGGAAGCCGGGCACTACGCGCTGGTGCTGGCGCTCGCACTTGCGCTGATCCAGTCCACAGTTCCGATGCTGGGCGCGCGCTGGGGCGATCACGCGCTGATGAACGTCGCGCGCTCCACGGCGCTGGCGCAATTGCTGTTCGTGGCGGCCTCGTTCACGGCCCTGGTGACGCTGCACGTCAACTCGGATTTCTCCGTCGTCAACGTGTTCGAGAATTCGCACTCGATGAAGCCGTTGCTCTACAAGATCACCGGCGTGTGGGGCAATCACGAAGGATCGATGCTGCTGTGGGTGGGGATCCTGGCGCTGTTCGGCGGCCTGGTCGCCGCCTTCGGTAACAATCTGCCGCTGTCGCTGCGCGCCCATGTGCTGGCGGTGCAGGGCTGGATCGCGGCTGCGTTCTATCTGTTCATTCTGGTCACGTCGAACCCGTTTCTGCGGATCGCGAGCCCGCCGATCGAAGGCCGCGACCTCAATCCGGTGCTGCAGGACATCGGGCTCGCCGTGCATCCGCCGATGCTCTATCTCGGCTATGTCGGGTTTTCGATCTCTTTCTCGTTCGCGATCGCCGCCTTGATCGAGGGCCGGATCGACGCGGCCTGGGCGCGCTGGGTGCGGCCGTGGACGCTTGTTGCGTGGATTTTCCTCACGCTCGGCATCGCAATGGGCTCGTACTGGGCTTACTACGAGCTCGGCTGGGGCGGCTGGTGGTTCTGGGATCCGGTCGAGAACGCTTCGCTGATGCCCTGGCTCGCCGGCACCGCGCTGTTGCATTCCGCCGTCGTGATGGAAAAGCGCAACGCGCTGAAGGTCTGGACCATCCTGCTCTCGATCCTGACGTTTTCGCTGTCACTGCTTGGCACCTTCCTGGTGCGCTCGGGCGTGCTGACCTCGGTGCACGCGTTCGCGACCGATCCCTCGCGCGGCGTGTTCATCCTGCTGATCCTGTGCCTGTTCATCGGCGGCAGCCTTTCGCTGTACGCCTGGCGCGCCTCGGCGCTGAAGCAGGGCGGGCTGTTCGCGCCGGTCTCACGCGAGGGCGCGCTGGTGCTCAACAATCTCTTTCTCACCTCGGCCTGCGCCACCGTGTTCATCGGAACGCTGTATCCGCTGGCGCTGGAAGTGCTGACCGGCGACAAGATTTCGGTCGGCGCACCGTTCTTCAACTTGACCTTTGGGCCCCTGTTCGTACCGCTCCTGGTCGCCATGCCGTTTGCGCCGCTGCTGGCATGGAAGCGCGGCGATCTCCTCGGCGCGGCGCAGCGGCTGACAGCGGCCGGCATCGCGGCGCTGGTCGCGATTGCAGTGCTGTTTGCATGGACCCATGGCGGAGCCACGCTGGCCCCGCTGGCGATCGGGCTTGCGATATTCGTGATTGGCGGCGCCTTGAGTGATCTCGTCGAACGTACGGGATTGTTCCGCGTTCCCTTGGCCACCGCGATGGCCCGTGCGCGTGGGCTACCGCGCGCGACCTGGGGCACGGCGTTTGCGCATGCCGGCATTGGCGTCGCGCTGATCGGCATCGTCTGCGAGACCACCTGGAACAGCGAATATATCGGCACGATGAAGCCGCGCGATGTCGCAAGCGTCGCCGGCTATCGGTTGAAGCTCGACGAGATCACGCAACGGCAGGGACCGAACTTCCGTGAGATGATCGCGCAGTTCACGGTTGCGCTCGACGGCGAGACGCTCCAGGTGATGACGCCGTCGAAGCGCAACTTCACCACACGGGGCTCGTCAACGACCGAGGCGGCGCTACTGACCCGCGGCGCCAGCCAGCTCTACATTTCGCTCGGCGACACCAATGCGGAGGGCGCCATCGCGGTGCGCATCTATCACAAGCCGCTGGTGCTGCTGATCTGGTGGGGACCTGTCCTGATGGCGTTCGGCGGCCTGCTGTCGCTCTCGGACCGACGCTTGCGCGTCGGCGCGCCGAAGCCTGCCAAGGCCGCCCGCGCGCTGCAGCCGGCGGAGTGA
- a CDS encoding cytochrome c-type biogenesis protein — MKKLFASVFIAAVLSAAPAAHAVQPDEIMADPAKEARARDLSRELRCMVCQNQSIDDSDAPLARDLRLLVRERIASGDSDSQVIDFLVARYGEFVLLKPRFTPHTLLLWLLPPLALAGGGLALWFYNRRRSDTGSATDPSLLHLTEEEEARLERLLAADAPDKKA; from the coding sequence TTGAAGAAGCTCTTTGCCAGCGTATTCATTGCTGCCGTCCTGTCAGCCGCGCCGGCCGCTCACGCCGTGCAGCCCGACGAGATCATGGCCGATCCGGCGAAGGAAGCCCGCGCCCGCGACCTGTCGCGCGAGCTGCGCTGCATGGTTTGCCAAAACCAGTCGATCGACGATTCCGACGCGCCGCTGGCGCGCGACCTGCGGTTACTCGTGCGGGAGCGGATCGCCTCCGGCGACAGCGACAGCCAGGTGATCGACTTTCTGGTCGCGCGCTATGGCGAGTTCGTGCTGCTGAAGCCGCGCTTCACGCCGCATACGCTATTGCTGTGGCTGCTGCCGCCGCTCGCGTTGGCCGGAGGCGGGCTGGCGCTCTGGTTCTACAACCGCCGCCGTTCGGATACCGGCAGCGCGACCGATCCTTCGCTGTTGCATCTGACGGAGGAGGAAGAGGCGAGGCTGGAGCGCTTGCTCGCAGCCGATGCGCCGGACAAAAAGGCTTGA
- a CDS encoding response regulator transcription factor: protein MRLLIIEDDRESADYLVKAFREVGYVADLASDGEEGLSMAESGDYDVLVVDRMLPKRDGLSVIGALREKGDRTPVLILSALGQVDDRIKGLRAGGDDYLPKPYSFAELQARVEVLSRRNVGPAEETTYRVGDLELDRLSHRVARGKDELTLQPREFRLLEYLMKHAGQVVTRTMLLENVWDYHFDPQTNVIDVHISRLRSKIDKGFDRPLLHTIRGAGYMIRDGIR, encoded by the coding sequence ATGCGCCTGTTGATCATCGAAGACGACCGCGAGTCCGCCGACTATCTGGTCAAGGCGTTCCGTGAAGTCGGCTATGTCGCCGATCTCGCCAGCGATGGCGAGGAGGGGCTATCGATGGCCGAGAGCGGCGACTATGACGTGCTGGTGGTCGACCGCATGCTGCCCAAGCGCGACGGCCTGTCCGTGATCGGCGCGTTGCGCGAGAAGGGCGATCGCACGCCAGTTCTAATTCTTTCTGCGCTCGGCCAGGTCGACGATCGCATCAAGGGGCTGCGCGCCGGCGGCGACGACTATCTGCCAAAACCCTATTCATTCGCCGAATTGCAGGCGCGCGTCGAAGTGCTGTCGCGCCGCAATGTCGGTCCGGCCGAAGAGACCACCTACCGCGTCGGCGATCTCGAGCTCGACCGTCTTTCTCATCGTGTTGCCCGCGGCAAGGACGAGTTGACGCTGCAGCCGCGCGAGTTTCGCCTGCTCGAATATCTGATGAAGCATGCCGGCCAGGTGGTGACCCGCACCATGCTTCTCGAAAACGTCTGGGATTATCATTTTGATCCGCAGACCAATGTCATCGACGTGCACATTTCGCGGCTGCGCTCCAAGATCGACAAGGGTTTTGATCGGCCCTTGCTGCACACGATCCGCGGCGCCGGATACATGATCCGTGACGGCATTCGGTAA